A stretch of Henckelia pumila isolate YLH828 chromosome 4, ASM3356847v2, whole genome shotgun sequence DNA encodes these proteins:
- the LOC140865379 gene encoding disease resistance protein RPM1-like isoform X1 yields MEKSQNSGSSSKTYDTRGDALLLEEEEVVGIEEPKKQLFGWLKPTGDGLMVVSVVGMGGLGKIFELTIGVELQGDYPKRINRLWSLSYYDLPYYLKACFLYFSIFPEDYLFAKWEVIQLWVAEGFVEGKEGMTTEDVAETYLNELLNRSLIQVADTYDDGSPGLLCIHDILREYIISKSREQNVFKGEMVYPDKIRRMAIHGRFKEREEFPDVKYLRSLFWLEFAPDSKSELDLQKFLGQCKLLKVLNLREAPIETIPNEMVMFAYEGEELLFKGRKFKKLEVLSLVSLRRLTSVRVEKYNVSSNNIFFNV; encoded by the exons GATCAAGCAGCAAAACGTATGACACTCGAGGTGATGCTCTTCTATTGGAAGAAGAAGAGGTTGTGGGCATTGAAGAACCAAAGAAACAACTTTTTGGGTGGCTCAAGCCGACTGGTGATGGGCTTATGGTCGTTTCAGTGGTGGGCATGGGTGGATTGGGGAAAATATTTGAGCTTACGATTGGTGTTGAATTACAGGGAGACTATCCCAAAAGAATAAATAGATTATGGTCTCTAAGTTATTATGACTTGCCCTATTATCTCAAAGCTTGTTTCTTGTACTTTAGCATCTTTCCAGAAGATTATTTGTTCGCAAAGTGGGAAGTAATTCAACTATGGGTAGCAGAAGGTTTTGTGGAGGGAAAAGAAGGAATGACAACGGAAGATGTGGCAGAGACCTATCTGAATGAGCTTCTCAACAGAAGTCTAATCCAGGTTGCAGATACATATGATGATGGAAGTCCAGGTTTGCTTTGTATCCACGACATTCTAAGAGAATacatcatttcaaaatcaagagaACAAAATGTTTTTAAAGGAGAAATGGTGTATCCTGATAAGATCCGACGCATGGCAATTCATGGTAGATTCAAAGAGAGAGAAGAATTCCCTGACGTGAAGTATCTTCGGTCTTTGTTTTGGTTGGAGTTTGCTCCTGATTCAAAATCAGAACTCGATTTACAAAAGTTTTTGGGCCAGTGCAAACTCCTGAAGGTATTGAATCTCAGAGAGGCTCCAATCGAAACAATCCCGAATGAG ATGGTTATGTTTGCATATGAAGGCGAAGAATTACTTTTCAAGGGCAGAAAATTTAAGAAGCTTGAAGTATTGAGTCTAGTGAGCTTAAGAAGATTGACAAGTGTGAGAGTGGAGAAATATAATGTTTCAAGTAACAACATTTTCTTCAACGTTTAA
- the LOC140865667 gene encoding uncharacterized protein At5g19025, which translates to MRHHLLNSAIMPPSSSLKKPSSPNPQPQPHHLNSPNCPSLCRHSPSATLDILIFILVIFSGAFLIISYFSYIFQSLSLILPPLPTIISHFRYHLTSNPQSQLVFFALFLLSFVVFVVFFEICCGHRSRKCGKIGCKGLKKAMEFDLQLQGEDLLRMGSGNKAVKDVNELPWKGGTEDNPDYECLRAELRKMAPPNGRAVLFFRAKCGCPVAKLEGWGPKRGRRHKKSLVLTGGGDRR; encoded by the exons ATGCGCCATCACCTCCTCAACTCCGCCATTATGCCTCCTTCCTCCTCCCTCAAGAAACCCAGCTCCCCCAATCCTCAGCCGCAACCACACCACCTCAATTCACCCAACTGCCCTTCCCTCTGCAGACACTCCCCCTCCGCCACCCTCGACATCCTCATCTTCATTCTCGTGATTTTCTCCGGCGCTTTTCTAATCATATCCTATTTTTCTTATATTTTCCAATCACTGTCACTTATCCTCCCTCCCTTGCCCACTATAATTTCACACTTCCGTTACCATCTAACCTCCAACCCGCAATCCCAATTAGTCTTTTTCGCGTTGTTTCTGCTGTCTTTTGTAGTTTTTGTTGTTTTCTTTGAGATCTGTTGCGGGCACAGATCAAGAAAGTGTGGTAAGATTGGCTGTAAAGGGTTGAAAAAGGCGATGGAGTTTGATTTGCAGCTGCAAGGCGAGGACTTGTTGCGGATGGGAAGCGGGAATAAAGCAGTTAAAGATGTTAATGAATTGCCCTGGAAAGGGGGCACCGAGGACAACCCTGATTACGAGTGTTTGCGTGCTGAATTGAGGAAGATGGCCCCGCCTAACGGGCGAGCTGTGCTGTTTTTTCGAGCAAAATGTGGGTGCCCGGTTGCTAAACTCGAGGGATGGGGTCCTAAGCGTGGGCGGCGACACAAGAA AAGTCTGGTTCTTACTGGTGGCGGAGATCGTCGCTGA